The following proteins come from a genomic window of Nostoc sp. TCL26-01:
- a CDS encoding DNA cytosine methyltransferase, protein MINNQLISIGLFAGAFGLDLGLEQAGFHTVSLVEIEPDANKTIVLNRPHLIESAVPRDIRQVSAQRLLEEGGRVLELGRPLLAGEVDLVTGGPPCQPFSTVGKRGSVIDPRGSLFMDFIRIVQEIQPRFFLMENVKGLLSAPIHHRPHNQRGAGFPPLESDEMEGAALQIVLTEMRAIGYEVSPPLLVEAADYGVPQTRSRVIFLGSRDGESISLPKPSHDRDGLKGLPKWQNLKDAIADLSDPKPEYIPYSKQRLKYLALLQEGQNWRHLPDELKAEAMGGAYKSGGGKVGFYRRLSWNKPSPTVTTSPHQKATDMCHPSELRPLSVREYARIQTFPDEWLFYGSVTSKYKQIGNSVPVKLAYALGKHLYKIIQGSNPESLIIYQQLSLF, encoded by the coding sequence GTGATTAATAATCAATTGATATCTATTGGACTTTTTGCTGGGGCTTTTGGACTTGATTTAGGATTAGAACAAGCAGGGTTTCATACTGTTAGTTTAGTGGAAATAGAGCCTGATGCGAACAAAACAATTGTTTTGAATCGTCCTCATCTTATAGAGAGTGCGGTACCAAGGGATATTAGACAAGTTTCAGCACAAAGATTGCTGGAAGAAGGTGGACGTGTTTTAGAATTAGGTAGACCTCTTTTAGCAGGTGAAGTAGACTTAGTAACTGGTGGTCCTCCTTGTCAACCATTCAGTACAGTAGGAAAGCGTGGTTCTGTAATAGATCCAAGAGGAAGTCTGTTTATGGATTTCATTCGGATTGTGCAAGAAATTCAACCTCGTTTTTTTTTAATGGAGAATGTCAAAGGATTACTTTCTGCACCAATTCATCATAGACCTCATAATCAAAGAGGTGCAGGATTTCCACCTTTAGAATCAGATGAAATGGAAGGTGCAGCACTTCAAATTGTACTCACAGAGATGCGAGCTATTGGCTATGAAGTTTCTCCTCCTCTATTAGTAGAGGCGGCTGATTATGGTGTACCTCAAACCAGATCAAGAGTTATATTTCTGGGTTCACGAGATGGTGAATCTATATCTCTACCAAAACCGAGTCACGATAGAGATGGCTTGAAAGGCTTACCGAAATGGCAAAATTTAAAAGATGCGATCGCTGATTTATCTGATCCAAAACCAGAATACATTCCTTATTCAAAACAACGTCTTAAGTACCTTGCGTTACTACAAGAAGGTCAAAATTGGAGACATCTACCTGATGAATTAAAAGCTGAAGCAATGGGAGGTGCTTATAAATCTGGAGGTGGAAAAGTGGGATTTTACAGAAGATTATCTTGGAATAAACCTTCTCCTACAGTTACAACTAGTCCACATCAAAAGGCTACAGATATGTGCCATCCTAGTGAATTGCGTCCTCTTAGTGTGCGCGAGTATGCTAGGATTCAAACATTTCCTGATGAGTGGTTATTTTATGGTTCGGTAACTTCTAAATATAAACAAATAGGTAATTCAGTACCAGTTAAATTAGCTTACGCTCTAGGTAAACATTTATATAAAATTATTCAAGGTAGCAATCCAGAATCATTAATTATTTATCAACAACTCTCACTATTTTAG
- a CDS encoding PmeII family type II restriction endonuclease, translated as MAENYLCIISRVFSQKQLDMVRSLALKDLNPNPFLIRALNLETPNEVVRLNVYMAATRSIVTSMGFFIEDLLMTSSDTIEKAPNKSGWDLIKTTSDGEKIWLQVKSGPNNMDKDQVVYWAEKIQEKIREGDKAYIGFTYGKRTSKTVTIGLLKQILSDWEIQTLIGKELWYFLSEDHDYSSKLFEFLRKSAHQILYQNSLSEEIDRCADRITDEFIQDFGDGDQGVCNYINSIF; from the coding sequence GTGGCTGAAAACTATCTATGTATTATCAGTAGAGTATTCTCACAAAAACAATTAGATATGGTTAGAAGCCTAGCCTTAAAAGATTTAAATCCTAATCCGTTTTTAATTAGAGCGCTTAATTTAGAAACTCCTAATGAAGTTGTACGATTAAATGTTTACATGGCAGCTACAAGGTCAATTGTTACTTCTATGGGTTTCTTTATAGAAGACTTGTTAATGACTAGTTCTGATACTATTGAAAAAGCTCCTAATAAATCAGGATGGGATTTGATTAAAACAACTAGTGATGGTGAAAAAATTTGGTTACAAGTTAAAAGCGGTCCTAACAATATGGATAAAGACCAAGTAGTGTATTGGGCTGAAAAAATACAAGAAAAAATTAGAGAAGGAGATAAAGCATATATCGGCTTTACCTATGGGAAAAGAACAAGTAAAACTGTAACTATTGGTCTATTAAAACAAATATTATCAGATTGGGAAATACAGACTTTAATTGGTAAAGAACTTTGGTACTTTTTAAGTGAAGACCATGATTATAGTTCTAAATTATTTGAATTTTTACGTAAATCAGCTCATCAAATCTTATATCAAAACTCCCTCTCTGAAGAAATAGATCGATGTGCTGACAGAATAACTGATGAATTTATCCAAGATTTTGGTGATGGTGATCAAGGAGTATGTAACTATATTAATAGTATTTTCTGA
- the cobA gene encoding uroporphyrinogen-III C-methyltransferase codes for MIGQKGKVYLVGAGLGDVAYLTVKAAHLLTKAEVLIYDALVDEQLLECVAPDCLKVDVGKRGGKPSTPQTQINHLLVKYCQEGKLVVRLKSGDPLIFGRSTSEITALKTAGCEYEIVPGISSALAAPLLASIPLTDPVLSRCFTVLTAHEPEALDWETLSRLDTLVILMGGKNLPEIVQQLIRHERSPLTPIAIIRWAGTPDQQIWTGQLGNILEQTSGLSLSPAVIVIGEVVGLRQYLQPEKIDLIDSQALNTSNLKTMSPHLPLSGKTILVTRSVGQSSQFSDRLAAFGATVIEMPALEIVPPSSWQALDQAIANISNFDWLILTSTNAVDYFFSRLNTQGKDTRALAGVKIAVVGEKTSQSLQQHGLQPDFIPPDFVADSLVVNFPEEFPGKKILFPRVESGGREVLVKEFVEKGAEVTEVAAYQSCCPSSIPTSAELALKNRTIDIITFASSKTVQFFCQLVDKLLTENTTNLLTGVCIASIGPQTSKTCHSLFGRVDIEAQEYTLDGLTQALITGVSNG; via the coding sequence ATGATTGGACAAAAGGGCAAAGTCTATCTTGTAGGTGCAGGATTGGGAGATGTTGCATATCTGACGGTAAAAGCTGCTCATCTCCTGACTAAAGCTGAGGTGTTAATTTACGATGCCCTAGTAGATGAGCAATTATTAGAATGTGTCGCACCTGATTGCCTAAAAGTAGATGTAGGAAAACGTGGTGGTAAACCCAGCACACCACAAACCCAAATCAATCATTTATTAGTTAAGTATTGCCAAGAAGGTAAATTAGTTGTCAGGTTGAAATCAGGTGATCCGTTGATTTTTGGGCGGAGTACATCAGAAATCACAGCGTTGAAAACAGCAGGTTGTGAATATGAAATAGTACCAGGAATTTCTTCAGCTTTAGCAGCGCCTTTACTCGCAAGCATTCCTCTCACAGATCCAGTTTTGAGTCGCTGCTTTACCGTTTTAACAGCCCATGAACCAGAAGCTTTAGACTGGGAAACGCTTTCACGGTTAGACACATTAGTAATATTGATGGGTGGCAAAAACCTACCAGAAATTGTACAGCAGTTAATCAGACATGAGCGATCGCCCTTAACCCCCATAGCCATTATTCGCTGGGCGGGGACACCTGATCAACAAATTTGGACTGGTCAACTAGGGAATATTTTAGAACAGACATCTGGCTTATCGCTCTCTCCAGCCGTTATCGTTATTGGTGAAGTCGTGGGGCTACGCCAGTACTTACAACCTGAGAAAATAGATTTAATCGATTCTCAAGCACTCAACACCTCCAACTTAAAAACGATGTCCCCCCACCTTCCCCTCTCAGGTAAAACCATCCTGGTAACACGTTCAGTCGGACAATCAAGTCAATTTAGCGATCGCCTAGCAGCATTTGGCGCTACAGTCATAGAAATGCCAGCTTTAGAAATTGTCCCACCCTCTAGTTGGCAAGCATTAGATCAGGCGATCGCTAATATATCTAACTTTGACTGGTTAATTCTCACTTCTACCAACGCGGTGGATTATTTTTTTTCCAGACTAAATACTCAAGGTAAAGATACTCGTGCTTTAGCAGGAGTAAAAATTGCTGTTGTCGGTGAAAAAACATCTCAAAGTTTACAACAACATGGACTGCAACCCGATTTTATTCCCCCAGATTTTGTCGCTGATTCCTTAGTAGTCAACTTCCCCGAAGAATTCCCAGGAAAAAAGATTTTATTTCCCAGAGTAGAAAGTGGTGGTAGAGAAGTTTTAGTCAAAGAATTTGTCGAGAAAGGTGCAGAAGTCACGGAAGTTGCAGCTTATCAATCTTGTTGTCCTAGTAGTATCCCAACATCAGCAGAATTAGCTCTCAAAAATCGCACAATAGATATTATTACCTTCGCCAGCTCTAAAACTGTACAATTTTTCTGTCAACTTGTAGACAAACTATTAACCGAAAATACCACAAATCTTTTAACAGGCGTATGTATTGCTTCCATCGGCCCCCAAACCTCAAAAACCTGCCATTCCCTTTTCGGACGTGTAGACATAGAAGCACAAGAATACACACTAGATGGTTTAACTCAAGCCTTGATTACAGGAGTGAGTAATGGGTAA
- the coaE gene encoding dephospho-CoA kinase (Dephospho-CoA kinase (CoaE) performs the final step in coenzyme A biosynthesis.) yields the protein MTKRIIGLTGGIATGKTTVANYLASAYNLPVFDADIYARDTVSVGSPILSAIAQRYGKEILLADGNLNRQMLSEIIFPHPEERHWLESVIHPYVRDRFLQNIAESAASSIVLVIPLLFEAQMTDLVTEIWVVSCSQSQQLQRLIARNNLTPEQAQTRINSQLSLIEKAALADVVIDNSSTLEALLKQIDQAI from the coding sequence ATGACCAAACGCATTATCGGCTTAACTGGAGGTATTGCTACAGGCAAAACAACTGTGGCTAATTATTTGGCTAGTGCCTATAATTTGCCAGTGTTTGATGCAGATATTTACGCCAGAGATACAGTATCTGTAGGTTCACCAATTTTAAGTGCGATCGCTCAACGCTATGGTAAAGAAATATTACTAGCAGATGGCAATCTTAACCGTCAAATGCTAAGTGAAATTATCTTTCCTCATCCAGAAGAACGCCATTGGTTAGAGAGCGTGATTCATCCTTATGTGCGCGATCGCTTTCTGCAAAACATTGCTGAATCTGCTGCATCAAGCATAGTATTAGTTATACCATTATTATTTGAAGCTCAGATGACTGATTTAGTCACAGAAATCTGGGTTGTCAGTTGTTCTCAATCACAGCAATTACAAAGATTAATTGCCAGAAATAATTTAACTCCCGAACAAGCCCAAACCCGAATTAATAGTCAATTATCTCTCATAGAAAAAGCAGCACTTGCCGATGTTGTTATAGATAACTCTTCCACCTTAGAAGCACTGCTTAAACAAATAGATCAAGCAATTTAA